In a single window of the Elaeis guineensis isolate ETL-2024a chromosome 4, EG11, whole genome shotgun sequence genome:
- the LOC105043197 gene encoding general transcription factor IIH subunit 2 — protein sequence MIGSVAVHRGSLGFPAMGGEEERRRRGGDDGDEEEEEEEEENGGQGMEAWERAYADERSWEALQEDESGLLRPIDTKTLVHAQYRRRLLLRSAAASSAAPRIQKGLIRYLYVVIDLSRAASETDFRPSRMVVASKCVEAFIREFFDQNPLSHIGMVAIKDGVAQRLTELGGSPESQIKSLLGKLECSGDASLQNALELVHGYLSQIPSYGHQEVLILYSALNTCDPGDIMETIQKCKKAKIRCSVVGLSAEIYICKHLCEETGGSYTVALDESHFKELLLEHAPPPPAIAEYATANLIKMGFPQRGAEGVISICSCHKEAKVGGGYTCPRCKARVCELPIECRICGLTLVSSPHLARSYHHLFPVTPFNEVSSVIPTKWRQKLPQTCYGCQQSLASHGSKSDPHVSCPKCNQHFCLDCDIYIHESLHNCPGCESQRGLTT from the exons ATGATCGGCAGCGTCGCAGTCCACCGCGGCAGCCTCGGTTTCCCGGCGATGGGAGGGGAAGAGGAAAGGAGGAGGCGAGGCGGAGACGACGGCgacgaggaagaggaggaggaggaggaggagaatggTGGCCAGGGGATGGAGGCGTGGGAGCGGGCCTACGCCGACGAGCGCTCGTGGGAGGCACTCCAGGAAGACGAGTCCGGCCTCCTCCGCCCCATCGACACCAAGACCCTCGTCCACGCCCAGTACCGCCGCCGCCTTCTCCTCCGATCCGCCGCCGCCTCCTCTGCCGCCCCCCGGATCCAGAAGGGCCTCATCCGGTACCTTTACGTCGTCATCGACCTCTCCCGG GCAGCTTCAGAGACAGATTTTCGCCCTAGTCGAATGGTTGTGGCTTCAAAGTGTGTTGAGGCATTCATTAGGGAGTTCTTTGATCAGAATCCATTGAGTCATATTGGTATGGTCGCCATAAAGGATGGTGTTGCTCAGCGCCTAACTGAATTAGGTGGCAGCCCAGAGTCGCAGATTAAATCTTTACTTGGCAAGCTCGAATGTTCTGGTGATGCTTCCTTGCAGAATGCCTTAGAACTTGTCCATGGATATCTGAGCCAGATCCCATCATATGGTCACCAGGAAGTCTTAATCTTGTACTCCGCTCTCAACACCTGTGATCCAGGAGATATAATGGAGACAATCCAAAAATGCAAGAAAGCTAAAATAAGGTGCTCTGTTGTCGGCCTGTCAGCAGAAATTTACATATGTAAGCATCTTTGTGAGGAAACTGGGGGTTCATATACTGTAGCATTGGATGAG TCTCATTTCAAGGAATTGTTACTAGAGCATGCCCCACCACCCCCTGCAATAGCAGAATATGCAACTGCCAATTTGATCAAGATGGGTTTCCCTCAGAGAGGAGCAGAAGGTGTTATTTCTATTTGTTCTTGTCACAAAGAAGCAAAGGTTGGTGGAGGCTACACCTGTCCTAGATGCAAGGCACGTGTGTGTGAGCTACCAATTGAATGTCGGATTTGTGGATTGACACTTGTTTCTTCTCCTCATCTAGCAAGGTCTTATCATCATCTATTCCCAGTGACCCCATTCAATGAGGTGTCTTCCGTGATTCCAACTAAATGGAGGCAGAAGTTACCACAAACTTGTTATGGTTGCCAGCAGAGCCTTGCGAGCCATG GGAGCAAATCCGATCCCCATGTTTCCTGTCCGAAATGCAATCAACACTTCTGCCTTGACTGTGATATCTATATCCATGAGAGCTTGCACAATTGCCCTGGTTGCGAGAGTCAGCGTGGCTTGACTACATAA
- the LOC105043198 gene encoding uncharacterized protein has product MASQQMFKSGQARGEGQAKADQMMDSARSAADAAGAKASQAAQSAQQTKEHAGGMVQQTGEQVMNMAHNAMNTVKNTLGMGDSNKKC; this is encoded by the exons ATGGCTTCCCAACAGATGTTCAAGTCCGGGCAAGCCCGCGGTGAGGGCCAG GCCAAGGCCGATCAGATGATGGATTCGGCACGCAGCGCTGCGGATGCCGCCGGGGCCAAGGCATCACAAGCTGCGCAATCCGCCCAGCAAACCAAGGAACATGCCGGAGGAATGGTCCAACAG ACTGGGGAGCAGGTGATGAACATGGCGCATAATGCAATGAACACGGTGAAGAACACCCTCGGCATGGGAGACTCCAACAAGAAGTGTTGA